From a region of the Syntrophorhabdus sp. genome:
- a CDS encoding FliI/YscN family ATPase has translation MEDSIDRTLSLTRDMLSNLYPYRVYGKVNQVVGLVIEGKGPISSVGDSALIYPVDSAVPIDAEVVGFKEGKTLLMPLGDIRGVGIGSRILSRKKTVDIAAGEGLLGRVIDGLGNPMDGKGPLKCTESVPIYRETVNPMRKKRITDPLDLGIRSINGLLTCGKGQRIGIFAGSGVGKSVLLGMIARHTEANVNVIGLIGERGREVREFIERDLGDGIKNSVVVVATSDQPPLIRVRGAFLTIALAEYFRDRGNDVLLLMDSLTRFSMAQREIGLAIGEPPTSKGYTPSVFSLLAKVLERAGNGEGSGTMTAIYTVLVEGDDLDDPIADSARSILDGHVVLSRKLADANHYPPIDVLRSVSRLMKDITPRDQTDYASRIVEILAEFERAEDLINIGAYTPGNNQKVDHAISMIDKVRTFLQQGVDERVPLEETLNSMKILFYV, from the coding sequence ATGGAAGATTCGATTGACCGGACCCTGTCCCTGACGAGGGACATGCTGTCGAACCTTTACCCCTACCGTGTCTACGGAAAGGTCAACCAGGTGGTGGGCCTTGTCATAGAGGGAAAGGGCCCCATCTCCTCCGTGGGTGACTCGGCCCTCATCTATCCCGTCGACAGCGCTGTCCCCATCGATGCCGAGGTGGTGGGTTTCAAGGAAGGCAAGACGCTTCTCATGCCCCTTGGCGATATACGAGGAGTGGGCATAGGATCACGGATACTTTCCAGGAAGAAGACCGTGGACATTGCCGCAGGGGAGGGACTTCTTGGCCGGGTCATCGATGGCCTGGGGAACCCCATGGACGGAAAGGGCCCCCTCAAGTGCACCGAGTCCGTTCCCATCTATCGCGAAACAGTGAATCCCATGCGCAAGAAGCGCATCACCGATCCCCTCGACCTTGGCATTCGCAGCATCAACGGGCTCCTGACGTGCGGCAAGGGCCAGAGGATAGGGATCTTTGCCGGTTCCGGCGTGGGCAAGAGCGTCCTTCTGGGCATGATCGCGCGCCACACCGAGGCGAACGTGAACGTCATCGGCCTCATCGGCGAGCGCGGCCGCGAGGTGAGGGAGTTCATCGAGCGCGATCTGGGTGACGGGATCAAGAACTCCGTTGTCGTCGTCGCGACATCGGACCAGCCGCCTCTCATACGGGTGAGGGGGGCTTTTCTCACCATAGCACTGGCCGAGTATTTCCGGGACAGGGGGAACGATGTCCTCCTCCTCATGGACTCGCTGACCCGCTTCAGCATGGCGCAGCGCGAGATCGGGCTCGCCATCGGCGAGCCGCCGACGTCGAAGGGCTATACCCCGAGCGTGTTCTCACTTCTTGCGAAGGTCCTCGAGAGGGCGGGCAACGGAGAGGGGAGCGGGACCATGACCGCGATATACACCGTTCTCGTGGAAGGTGACGACCTTGACGACCCGATTGCGGACTCGGCGAGGTCCATCCTCGACGGTCACGTGGTCCTTTCGCGAAAGCTCGCCGATGCCAACCACTACCCCCCCATCGACGTCCTGCGCAGCGTGTCGAGGCTCATGAAGGACATAACCCCGAGAGACCAGACGGACTACGCGAGCCGGATAGTCGAGATCCTCGCAGAGTTCGAGCGGGCGGAGGACCTCATCAACATCGGGGCCTACACACCCGGGAACAACCAGAAGGTGGACCATGCCATCTCCATGATAGACAAGGTCAGGACCTTCCTCCAGCAGGGCGTCGACGAGCGCGTCCCCCTGGAAGAGACGCTGAACAGCATGAAGATACTATTCTATGTGTAA